In Candidatus Neomarinimicrobiota bacterium, the following are encoded in one genomic region:
- a CDS encoding segregation/condensation protein A — protein sequence MAVNPFQVRLNNYEGPLDLLLYFIRRDEMDIYDIPIAKITEEYLTTLDQARSSNVGIAGEFVVMAATLMRVKAKMLLPRPELDDEGELIDPRTELMLQLQEYTRFKDAASNLDILANEENQLFKRTTRELLDEAEAIPGLYLKTVSLFDLATHFKTAIENRPVMNPVELHREIASFDDQKNNILASLDGEGKLRFSTLINKFKSKIEMIVAFLALLDLIRLKEVVVYQNELFEDLEIHKVIIT from the coding sequence ATGGCCGTTAACCCCTTTCAAGTCCGATTGAATAATTATGAGGGCCCACTGGACCTATTGCTTTATTTTATTCGCCGCGATGAAATGGATATTTATGATATCCCTATTGCCAAAATCACTGAGGAATACTTGACCACACTGGATCAGGCTCGTTCATCTAATGTGGGCATTGCCGGTGAATTTGTAGTCATGGCTGCTACGCTGATGCGAGTAAAAGCAAAAATGCTTTTACCCCGCCCGGAATTGGATGATGAAGGAGAACTTATTGATCCAAGAACGGAACTTATGCTTCAGCTTCAGGAATATACCCGGTTTAAAGATGCAGCCTCAAATTTGGATATTCTTGCCAATGAAGAAAATCAATTATTCAAGCGGACAACAAGAGAACTTTTGGATGAAGCTGAAGCAATCCCCGGATTATACTTAAAAACTGTTTCATTGTTTGATCTTGCAACGCATTTCAAAACGGCAATAGAAAATCGTCCTGTGATGAACCCGGTTGAACTCCATCGAGAAATTGCAAGTTTTGATGATCAAAAAAATAATATTCTTGCCTCTTTAGATGGTGAAGGGAAGCTCAGGTTTTCTACCCTTATCAACAAATTTAAATCCAAAATCGAAATGATTGTTGCATTTCTTGCATTGTTAGATTTGATTCGCTTAAAAGAAGTTGTCGTGTATCAAAATGAATTATTTGAGGATCTGGAAATTCATAAAGTAATTATAACCTGA
- the scpB gene encoding SMC-Scp complex subunit ScpB — translation MRQNEQLQILEALLFASPEPLNQTRMNNAFEADPPKLSDLIKKLRDKYEKEKHGFEVRKVAGGYQFATRADFSPWVRRLIQNPSQLKLSGAALESLAIVAYKQPLSRFEIESVRGVDCSGVLKTLLSRQLLKIAGRAEGPGRPLLYGTTREFLEHFGLDRISDLPRLREITELTATEEPNSDHTDASE, via the coding sequence ATGCGCCAAAACGAACAACTTCAAATATTGGAGGCACTATTATTTGCAAGTCCGGAGCCATTGAATCAAACACGGATGAATAATGCGTTTGAAGCTGACCCGCCAAAATTATCTGATTTAATTAAAAAGCTCCGGGATAAATATGAAAAGGAAAAACACGGATTCGAAGTAAGAAAAGTTGCGGGTGGCTATCAATTCGCAACCCGTGCAGATTTCAGCCCATGGGTTCGCCGATTAATTCAAAATCCTTCACAATTAAAATTATCAGGCGCAGCGCTTGAATCGCTTGCGATTGTAGCCTATAAGCAACCTTTAAGTAGATTTGAAATTGAATCTGTTCGTGGCGTGGATTGCTCGGGTGTACTAAAAACTTTATTGTCTCGTCAGTTGCTTAAAATTGCTGGAAGGGCCGAAGGTCCGGGCAGGCCTCTTTTGTACGGAACGACTAGGGAATTTTTAGAACATTTTGGTTTAGATCGTATTTCCGATCTACCGCGACTTCGTGAAATCACCGAATTAACTGCCACAGAAGAACCAAATTCTGACCATACCGATGCGTCTGAATAA
- a CDS encoding HNH endonuclease, protein MNQAVLVLNTNYSPLTICTARRAICLDYLNKVEILESYGEEVHSPSVSLHLPSIVKLRDFVNFNSMSVALSRRNILLRDDHNCQYCSTKSGPFTIDHIVPKERGGSDSWENLVTACQPCNRTKGNRTPEEAKMPLNRNPRKPNRIHYFQQFIKDKQVSWRPYLFLDPF, encoded by the coding sequence TTGAATCAAGCAGTTTTGGTGCTGAACACAAACTATTCCCCCTTGACGATTTGCACAGCACGGCGTGCGATTTGTTTAGATTATCTAAATAAGGTGGAAATTCTGGAATCCTATGGAGAAGAAGTTCATTCTCCATCTGTTTCTCTGCATCTGCCAAGCATTGTAAAATTAAGAGATTTTGTGAATTTCAATAGCATGAGTGTTGCCTTAAGTAGAAGAAATATCCTTCTTAGGGACGATCATAATTGTCAATATTGTTCAACAAAATCCGGTCCGTTTACGATTGATCATATTGTCCCGAAAGAACGCGGAGGTTCAGATTCATGGGAAAATTTGGTCACAGCTTGTCAACCTTGCAATAGAACAAAGGGAAACCGTACACCCGAAGAAGCAAAAATGCCCTTAAACAGGAACCCTAGAAAACCGAATAGAATACATTACTTTCAACAATTCATTAAGGACAAACAGGTGTCTTGGCGCCCTTATTTATTTTTAGATCCATTTTAA
- the trpS gene encoding tryptophan--tRNA ligase, whose amino-acid sequence MKRILSGIQPSGQLHLGNYFGMMQRMIRYQKENDLFCCIVNYHALTTVQDASTLSKNTLQAAIDFIALGMDPEASTFWVQGDVPQVTELTWLISNVTGVGLMERGTSYKDKIAQGLTPNMGLFNYPILMASDILLFGGELVPVGKDQKQHLEMTRDIAKKFNRTFGDVFVIPEPDIAEELQMIPGTDGQKMSKSYDNIIPIFGNEKAIKKRVMSMVSDSTQIEEPKDFSSPIFQLFSLFLDSNEVVEWKTKASQPGLGWGEVKSSLFEKMMTYFEDARTKREDLIIHQDDVKDMLKTGAKKASAIADEYLDKARESTGISYGR is encoded by the coding sequence ATGAAAAGAATCCTCAGCGGAATCCAGCCTTCCGGTCAATTGCATCTCGGAAATTATTTTGGCATGATGCAACGCATGATTCGGTACCAAAAAGAGAATGATCTCTTTTGCTGTATCGTGAATTATCATGCATTGACAACGGTTCAAGATGCTTCAACATTAAGTAAAAACACTCTTCAAGCTGCTATCGATTTTATTGCTTTGGGGATGGATCCGGAAGCATCTACATTTTGGGTTCAGGGCGACGTGCCGCAGGTCACAGAATTAACTTGGCTGATTTCTAATGTTACAGGCGTAGGTCTCATGGAACGTGGAACGTCTTACAAAGACAAAATAGCGCAGGGTTTAACGCCTAATATGGGGCTTTTCAATTATCCGATATTAATGGCCTCGGATATTCTGCTATTTGGCGGTGAACTTGTTCCGGTAGGAAAAGATCAGAAGCAACACTTAGAAATGACTCGCGATATTGCCAAGAAGTTTAATCGGACTTTTGGCGATGTTTTTGTTATCCCCGAACCTGACATAGCGGAAGAATTGCAGATGATTCCGGGAACGGATGGTCAAAAAATGAGCAAATCCTACGATAATATCATTCCCATATTTGGGAATGAAAAAGCGATAAAAAAGAGAGTGATGTCCATGGTGTCAGACTCAACTCAGATTGAGGAACCAAAGGATTTTTCATCACCCATTTTCCAACTTTTCTCTCTTTTTCTTGATTCAAATGAAGTTGTAGAATGGAAAACAAAAGCTTCGCAACCCGGACTTGGGTGGGGAGAAGTTAAATCATCTCTTTTTGAAAAAATGATGACTTATTTTGAAGACGCTCGTACGAAAAGAGAAGATTTAATCATTCATCAGGACGATGTAAAGGATATGCTTAAAACCGGAGCAAAAAAAGCATCTGCGATTGCAGATGAATATCTGGATAAGGCTAGAGAATCTACCGGAATTTCTTATGGCCGTTAA
- a CDS encoding C40 family peptidase yields MNSNLYTINVSVANLYERPDFNSPVVTQGLLGEECDILDEKNNWVKIRQWDKYVSWMNRFSGFANTKHYSGSHFVMDLHGIVFQNIAHTIPIRDVTFGSKLDAVPLDEANTYSVQLPDGSDGYYRGDLMHNFPDPTREELVLTAKRFLGSPYIWGGKSPKGFDCSGFVQTVFHSLGIDLPRDAIQQYECLKVATVELNQSLLGDLHFFGTEESITHVGMVVEGNTFIHTQGYVKEESLDAHSTMANMTLIEKRIATCSIAEVLLA; encoded by the coding sequence ATGAATTCCAACCTCTATACTATCAATGTTTCCGTAGCAAACCTGTATGAGAGACCTGATTTCAATTCTCCGGTTGTAACACAGGGACTTTTAGGGGAAGAGTGTGATATCCTTGATGAAAAAAATAATTGGGTTAAAATCCGTCAATGGGATAAATATGTTAGCTGGATGAATCGATTCTCTGGATTTGCGAATACCAAACATTATTCAGGTTCGCATTTCGTTATGGATTTGCATGGAATTGTATTCCAAAATATCGCTCATACCATTCCAATTCGCGATGTGACCTTTGGCTCCAAGTTGGATGCAGTTCCTTTGGATGAAGCAAATACCTATTCGGTCCAATTACCCGATGGGTCTGATGGGTATTACCGAGGCGATTTAATGCACAATTTCCCCGACCCCACGCGGGAGGAACTGGTGCTTACGGCAAAACGATTTTTGGGATCTCCTTATATTTGGGGCGGAAAGTCTCCCAAAGGATTTGATTGTTCCGGATTTGTTCAGACAGTTTTCCACTCTTTAGGAATTGATTTGCCCAGAGATGCCATCCAACAGTACGAATGTTTAAAGGTAGCAACTGTTGAGTTAAATCAATCTTTATTGGGCGACCTTCATTTTTTTGGAACAGAAGAGTCGATCACTCATGTAGGGATGGTCGTGGAAGGAAATACATTTATCCATACTCAAGGGTATGTAAAGGAAGAGTCTCTGGATGCGCATTCCACAATGGCAAATATGACTTTAATCGAAAAACGAATAGCAACCTGTTCAATTGCAGAGGTATTACTGGCGTGA